A DNA window from Hymenobacter aquaticus contains the following coding sequences:
- a CDS encoding class I SAM-dependent methyltransferase, protein MKEQLVNDNDLFNLTIATSPEDVDSINKKFYGKYNYPWPPRSFPAYPAGMAGRLLNQDIGSWDHSRIPARPRIWVAGCGTNQALFTALRFPEADVIGTDLSAQSLQLGRKNAAQMGIANLKLEEKSINEVTYAEEFDYIICTGVVHHNANPELTLAKLAGALKPSGVIEFMVYNYYHRLMTTACQNAVRTFYNREESLDMDLEMTIVKKLIAHFPFRNLMGEYMRTHHSAPEAKIADCLLQPVEYSYTVESLEKLVGAGNLELLIHCINQTDVAVNALNWNTHFDEPLLAQEYEALPDNKRWQISNLLMLNDSPMLWFYLQRKDAPAERLSERDICEGFLASKFAKNTFPVKNHVINLKGTYALSDRTLTYPLIQAPTDALAKKVWDAVNPELTMREVFALAGIEPTFQNVNNARIQLTTSAFPYLLAQ, encoded by the coding sequence ATGAAAGAGCAACTTGTGAACGATAATGACCTGTTCAATCTGACCATTGCTACCTCGCCGGAAGACGTGGACAGCATTAACAAGAAGTTTTACGGGAAGTATAACTACCCCTGGCCCCCGCGCTCCTTCCCGGCCTACCCGGCGGGCATGGCCGGCAGGCTGCTCAACCAGGACATCGGCAGCTGGGACCATTCGCGCATTCCGGCCCGGCCCCGCATCTGGGTGGCCGGCTGCGGTACCAACCAGGCCCTGTTCACGGCCCTGCGCTTCCCCGAGGCCGACGTCATCGGCACCGACCTGTCGGCGCAGTCGTTGCAGCTGGGCCGCAAGAATGCGGCGCAGATGGGCATTGCCAACCTCAAGCTGGAGGAAAAGAGCATCAACGAGGTAACCTACGCCGAGGAGTTCGATTACATCATCTGCACCGGCGTGGTACACCACAATGCCAACCCCGAGCTGACGTTGGCCAAGCTGGCCGGGGCCCTGAAGCCCAGCGGCGTCATCGAGTTCATGGTGTACAACTACTACCACCGCCTGATGACCACCGCCTGCCAGAACGCGGTGCGCACCTTCTACAATCGGGAAGAGTCGCTGGACATGGATCTGGAAATGACCATCGTCAAGAAGCTCATTGCCCACTTCCCGTTCCGCAACCTGATGGGCGAGTACATGCGCACCCACCACTCGGCTCCCGAAGCTAAAATCGCCGACTGCCTGCTGCAACCGGTGGAGTACAGCTACACGGTCGAGTCGTTGGAGAAGCTGGTGGGCGCCGGCAACCTGGAGCTGCTGATTCACTGCATCAACCAGACCGACGTGGCCGTGAATGCCCTGAACTGGAACACGCACTTCGACGAGCCCCTGCTGGCCCAGGAGTACGAGGCCCTGCCCGACAACAAGCGCTGGCAGATTTCCAACCTGCTCATGCTCAACGATTCGCCCATGCTGTGGTTCTACTTGCAGCGCAAGGATGCCCCGGCCGAGCGCCTGAGCGAGCGGGACATCTGCGAGGGTTTCCTGGCCAGCAAGTTTGCCAAGAACACCTTCCCGGTCAAAAACCACGTCATCAACCTCAAAGGCACCTACGCCCTGAGCGACCGGACGCTGACCTACCCCCTGATTCAGGCCCCGACCGACGCGCTGGCCAAGAAAGTCTGGGACGCGGTGAACCCCGAGCTGACCATGCGCGAGGTATTCGCGCTGGCCGGCATCGAGCCCACCTTCCAGAACGTGAACAACGCCCGCATCCAGCTGACCACCTCGGCCTTCCCGTACCTGCTGGCCCAGTAG
- a CDS encoding cyclic peptide export ABC transporter, translated as MSQLKFSTLIRFIFLSFLSGGTSFLFLTFVNRVIGQLMAQGYGAITQTYTLLFLLIVVLFIWTRRVLALAIIRFSQSLFWSLRKDIIFLVLKSNYQQLSSRKDLVHTALVRDINMLTNASLNIIQFATSVIIVVACLVYMATVSGPLFLVSLAVIVLGTLLYQFNARRNNDFFKQARALEDRFMFYFNAILGGFKEIYMDTKKGQRIYGKKIARIADESVVNQEKAFVGLLNNQITGQTMFYLLIGAILLYCGAAWRIAPADTVSFLFILLYVLSSVETIMVLLPNLLQAKISSDRIAKLQADLLSEKPLGELVDLQQTLGEFDTIAVRDLTFQYHGANQESFGIGPVNFSISRGEVVFIYGGNGSGKTTFVSALLGLLVPASGGVYYNDCLIDEERSQSYSSLFGVVFSDFYLFDEFYGIDHLDQEMLAYYLRLFEIEDKVKVEDGKFSTTHLSTGQRKRLALITALLEGKPLLMLDEWAADQDPYFRKKFYTQIVPELKAAGFTLIAITHDDKYYNCADTLYKMEYGKLIREEEPVFSTL; from the coding sequence ATGTCGCAGCTGAAATTCAGTACCCTTATCCGCTTTATCTTTCTGAGCTTCCTGTCGGGCGGCACGAGCTTTCTGTTCCTGACCTTCGTCAACCGCGTTATCGGGCAACTGATGGCGCAGGGCTACGGGGCCATCACCCAGACCTACACCCTGCTGTTTCTGCTCATCGTGGTCCTCTTTATCTGGACGCGGCGGGTGCTGGCGCTGGCCATCATCCGGTTTTCGCAGAGCCTGTTCTGGTCGTTGCGCAAGGACATTATCTTCCTGGTGCTGAAGTCGAACTACCAGCAGCTGAGCAGCCGCAAAGACCTGGTGCACACGGCCCTGGTGCGCGACATCAACATGCTCACCAACGCCTCGCTGAACATCATTCAGTTTGCCACGTCGGTTATCATCGTGGTGGCCTGCCTGGTGTACATGGCTACCGTGTCGGGGCCGCTGTTTCTGGTGAGCCTGGCCGTCATCGTGCTCGGCACGCTGCTCTACCAGTTCAACGCCCGCCGCAACAACGACTTCTTCAAGCAGGCCCGGGCCCTGGAAGACCGGTTCATGTTTTACTTCAACGCCATTCTGGGCGGCTTCAAGGAAATCTACATGGACACCAAGAAGGGCCAGCGGATTTACGGGAAGAAGATTGCGCGCATCGCCGACGAGTCGGTGGTAAACCAGGAAAAGGCTTTCGTGGGCTTGCTCAACAACCAGATTACCGGGCAAACCATGTTTTACCTGCTCATCGGGGCCATTCTGCTCTACTGCGGCGCGGCCTGGCGCATTGCCCCCGCCGACACAGTGAGCTTCCTGTTTATCCTGCTCTACGTGCTCAGCTCGGTCGAAACCATCATGGTGCTGCTGCCCAACCTGCTCCAGGCCAAGATTTCCTCCGACCGGATTGCCAAGCTCCAGGCCGACCTGCTGAGCGAAAAGCCCCTGGGCGAGCTGGTGGATCTGCAACAGACCCTGGGCGAGTTCGACACCATTGCGGTGCGCGACCTCACGTTTCAGTACCACGGCGCTAACCAGGAAAGCTTCGGCATCGGGCCGGTCAACTTCAGCATCAGCCGCGGCGAAGTCGTGTTTATCTACGGCGGCAACGGCAGCGGCAAAACCACCTTCGTGTCGGCTTTGCTCGGGCTGCTGGTGCCGGCCAGCGGCGGCGTGTACTACAACGACTGCCTGATCGACGAGGAGCGCAGCCAGTCCTACTCGTCCCTGTTTGGGGTGGTGTTCAGCGACTTCTACCTCTTCGACGAGTTCTACGGCATCGACCACCTCGACCAGGAAATGCTGGCCTACTACCTGCGCCTGTTTGAAATCGAGGACAAGGTGAAAGTCGAGGACGGCAAGTTTTCGACCACCCACCTTTCCACCGGGCAGCGCAAGCGCCTGGCCCTGATTACGGCCCTGCTCGAAGGCAAGCCCCTGCTGATGCTCGACGAGTGGGCCGCCGACCAGGACCCGTACTTCCGCAAGAAGTTCTACACCCAGATTGTGCCCGAGCTGAAGGCCGCCGGCTTTACGCTTATCGCCATTACCCACGACGATAAATATTATAACTGCGCCGATACGCTCTACAAAATGGAATACGGCAAGCTGATTCGGGAGGAAGAGCCCGTGTTCAGCACGCTCTAA
- a CDS encoding thioesterase II family protein, translated as MKKPKLFLLHFAGGNCFSFQFLLPYLNDFEVFPLELPGRGKRMREPLIRDFEQAAKDMYHQVMQVLALDAFSASKFLIYGHSMGARLAFKVAGMLEKAHKLPVHVIISGSSGPSLLQNDRKIRHLMNKPELKLELQSLGGLPQEILENEEVFDFFEPIIRSDFEVVERNQLGPFPPIQTPIYAVMGDEEDTAPLITNWEQYTTTDFSYEVLPGNHFFIHQHPRRMAEIIQSCYATTPVYKY; from the coding sequence ATGAAAAAACCTAAGTTATTCCTGCTGCATTTTGCCGGTGGCAACTGCTTCTCCTTTCAATTTCTGCTCCCGTATCTAAACGACTTCGAGGTGTTTCCGCTGGAGCTGCCCGGCCGGGGCAAGCGGATGCGCGAGCCCCTGATCCGCGACTTTGAGCAGGCCGCCAAAGACATGTACCACCAAGTGATGCAGGTGCTGGCCCTCGACGCCTTTTCGGCCTCCAAGTTCCTGATCTACGGCCACAGCATGGGGGCGCGCCTGGCCTTCAAGGTGGCCGGCATGCTCGAAAAGGCCCACAAGCTACCCGTTCACGTCATCATCAGCGGCAGCTCGGGGCCTTCGCTCCTGCAGAACGACCGCAAGATCCGGCACCTGATGAACAAGCCCGAGCTGAAGCTGGAGCTGCAAAGCCTGGGCGGCCTGCCCCAGGAAATCCTGGAAAACGAGGAGGTGTTCGACTTTTTCGAGCCCATCATCCGCTCCGACTTCGAAGTGGTGGAGCGCAACCAGCTGGGGCCGTTTCCGCCCATCCAGACGCCCATCTATGCCGTGATGGGCGACGAGGAGGACACGGCCCCGCTCATCACCAACTGGGAGCAGTACACCACCACCGACTTTTCCTACGAGGTGCTGCCGGGCAACCATTTCTTTATTCACCAACACCCTCGCCGGATGGCCGAGATAATCCAAAGCTGCTATGCTACGACTCCTGTATACAAATACTGA